One window of the Eschrichtius robustus isolate mEscRob2 chromosome X, mEscRob2.pri, whole genome shotgun sequence genome contains the following:
- the SH2D1A gene encoding SH2 domain-containing protein 1A isoform X1, with protein MDAVAVYHGKISRETGEKLLLATGLDGSYLLRDSESVPGVYCLCVLYQGYIYTYRVSQTETGSWSAETAPGVHKRFFRKIKNLISAFQKPDQGIVIPLQYPVEKKPSARSTQGATGRREDPDVFLKAP; from the exons ATGGATGCGGTGGCTGTGTATCACGGCAAAATCAGCCGGGAGACGGGGGAGAAGCTCCTGCTCGCCACGGGTCTGGACGGCAGCTATTTGCTGAGGGACAGCGAGAGCGTCCCGGGCGTGTACTGCCTGTGTGTTCT GTATCAAGGTTACATTTATACATACCGAGTGTCCCAGACAGAAACAGGTTCTTGGAGTGCTGAG ACAGCACCTGGGGTACATAAAAGATTTTTCCGGAAAATAAAAAATCTCATTTCAGCATTTCAGAAGCCAGATCAAGGTATTGTAATACCTTTGCAGTATCCAGTTGAGAAGAAGCCCTCAGCTAGAAGTACACAAGGTGCTACAG ggAGAAGAGAAGATCCTGATGTCTTCCTGAAAGcaccatga
- the SH2D1A gene encoding SH2 domain-containing protein 1A isoform X2 produces the protein MDAVAVYHGKISRETGEKLLLATGLDGSYLLRDSESVPGVYCLCVLYQGYIYTYRVSQTETGSWSAETAPGVHKRFFRKIKNLISAFQKPDQGIVIPLQYPVEKKPSARSTQGRREDPDVFLKAP, from the exons ATGGATGCGGTGGCTGTGTATCACGGCAAAATCAGCCGGGAGACGGGGGAGAAGCTCCTGCTCGCCACGGGTCTGGACGGCAGCTATTTGCTGAGGGACAGCGAGAGCGTCCCGGGCGTGTACTGCCTGTGTGTTCT GTATCAAGGTTACATTTATACATACCGAGTGTCCCAGACAGAAACAGGTTCTTGGAGTGCTGAG ACAGCACCTGGGGTACATAAAAGATTTTTCCGGAAAATAAAAAATCTCATTTCAGCATTTCAGAAGCCAGATCAAGGTATTGTAATACCTTTGCAGTATCCAGTTGAGAAGAAGCCCTCAGCTAGAAGTACACAAG ggAGAAGAGAAGATCCTGATGTCTTCCTGAAAGcaccatga